A genomic segment from Nicotiana tabacum cultivar K326 chromosome 7, ASM71507v2, whole genome shotgun sequence encodes:
- the LOC107804988 gene encoding F-box protein At5g51380-like, with amino-acid sequence MPTSPEENPNPKVKLPAPTKKRRSSLSDIWYNKDPQALKQLVLQMRAQSVSNSTTPPSEPDSDTQTLTLDDPEPTRFSAPDYIDLLSDELLLSVLSKVPEEQQHISNSLVCKRWCNLSGKLVRSIKLLDWEFLESGRLSYRFPGLIDVDLVRACVKSRRNSGIVMSHRLVSLHLDSSFVNGGFVRKDGFLGKEVVDGGVKVLVEGCANLRRMVLMNVSVEGLSYLGEKCETLQELELHFCDDFTLKGLFGCRNLQILKLVGCIDGLYNSMVSDIGLTILAQGCRRLFKLELVGCEGSYDGIKAIGQCCQMLEELVLCDHRMDGGWLSALSYCSNLKTLKLNCCKVLDSSPGPDEHLGSCSTLEELHLDQCQLRDKQGVRALFLVCETVRELVFRDCWGLDNTIFATASVCRSLRFLSLEGCSLLTTEGLDSVVQSWTVLERLRVVSCNNIKDSEITPQLASLFSVLKELKWRPDSRSFLSSGLEGTGIGQKGGRSLRRK; translated from the exons ATGCCCACGTCACCTGAAGAAAACCCTAACCCTAAGGTTAAATTACCGGCGCCGACGAAGAAACGGCGGTCGAGCTTATCGGATATATGGTACAACAAGGATCCTCAGGCGTTGAAGCAATTAGTGCTTCAAATGCGAGCTCAATCGGTTTCTAATTCAACTACTCCACCTTCTGAGCCCGATTCTGAtacccaaaccctaaccctagacgACCCGGAACCGACCCGTTTCTCTGCTCCGGATTATATTGACTTGCTCTCTGATGAGTTGCTGTTGAGTGTGCTTTCGAAGGTTCCAGAAGAACAGCAGCACATTTCGAATTCATTGGTTTGTAAGCGTTGGTGTAATCTTAGTGGGAAGTTGGTTAGGTCTATTAAGCTGTTGGATTGGGAATTTTTGGAATCTGGGAGGCTAAGTTATAGGTTCCCGGGTTTAATTGACGTTGACCTAGTTCGAGCTTGTGTGAAATCAAGGAGGAATTCGGGGATTGTTATGAGTCATAGGCTCGTTTCGTTGCATTTGGACTCGAGCTTTGTCAATGGAGGGTTTGTTAGGAAAGACGGGTTTTTGGGGAAAGAGGTGGTTGATGGAGGGGTTAAGGTTTTAGTTGAGGGTTGTGCTAATTTAAGGAGAATGGTGTTGATGAATGTGAGTGTAGAGGGGCTGAGTTATTTGGGGGAAAAGTGTGAAACTTTGCAGGAGTTGGAATTGCATTTCTGTGATGACTTTACATTGAAGGGGTTATTTGGTTGTAGGAATTTGCAGATACTGAAATTGGTTGGTTGCATTGATGGGTTGTATAATTCAATGGTTTCGGATATAGGGTTGACTATTTTGGCTCAAGGGTGTAGGCGTTTATTTAAGCTTGAGCTGGTCGGATGCGAAGGAAGTTATGATGGGATCAAAGCAATTGGGCAGTGCTGTCAGATGCTAGAGGAATTGGTACTTTGTGATCATAGGATGGATGGTGGGTGGTTGTCAGCTCTGTCATATTGTAGCAACTTGAAAACTTTGAAGCTTAATTGTTGTAAGGTTTTGGATTCAAGTCCTGGCCCTGATGAGCACTTGGGTTCCTGTTCTACTCTCGAGGAGCTACATTTAGACCAGTGTCAATTACGGGACAAGCAAGGTGTGAGAGCATTGTTTCTGGTCTGTGAAACTGTTCGAGAGCTTGTGTTTAGGGACTGTTGGGGATTAGACAACACTATATTTGCCACTGCAAGTGTTTGTCG GAGCTTGAGATTTCTCTCTTTGGAAGGATGCTCCTTGCTCACGACTGAAGGATTAGATTCGGTAGTTCAGTCATGGACAGTGCTTGAAAGGCTTAGGGTAGTCTCATGTAACAATATAAAAGATAGTGAAATAACACCACAACTAGCGAGTTTATTTTCTGTTCTCAAAGAGCTAAAGTGGAGGCCAGATTCTCGGTCTTTCCTTTCATCAGGTCTTGAAGGGACTGGAATTGGGCAGAAAGGTGGTAGATCGTTGCGGAGGAAGTGA